GCGATCCGTCGCAAGAGGGTCGGCACCGACGCCCGCAGGTAGATCAAGAGGTCGGGCGGCGGGCACGAGGGGATGATGCCGTCGTAGATCCGCTGGTAGGTGTTGAAGTCCCGCTCGTTCATGATGCCAGTCTGATAGGCGTTCTTCGCGAACATGGCGGCGTCCTCGAAGATCGAGCGGTCCAGGATCGCCGGCCGGCCGCTGGCGACGACGCGGCGGTAGGTCTCGATGCGGGTCGAGAGGAAGTAGACCTGCAGGTGGAAGCTCCACTTGTGCATGTCCCCGTAGAAGTCGTCGAGGTAAGGGTTGTCATCGACCGACTCGTACCAGGGCACATAGTTGAGCTTATCGGCGAGCCACTTGGAAAGCGAGGACTTGCCGCAGCCGATGTTCCCCGCGATCACGATGACCTTGGGCTTGGATTCGACCTGCATGGGGGACCCTCTCGAAGCGAAAGACGGCATGGGATGGACGCTCCCATGATAACACCGAGCGAGGGTCTAGCGCGGCCCCGGTTTGAAACGAATCACGAAGCCGAAACGACGACCCTGAGGGCCTGCGGGCACATCTCGACCGTCAAGGGCAAGACTCCGCGCAGGTCCCCGTCCAGCTGGTAGGGCACGGGGCGCGCCGAGCGAATCTCGACCTGCCGGCAGTGGAGCGTCTCGATGCGGGAGAAGCGGGTGGGGACCCGCAACAGCACCCGGATGAGCCCGAAGATCACGTGGTACCAAGAGCGGGTCCTGAAGACGCACAGGTCGAAGTACCCGTCGCGCACGTCCGCATGCTCGGCCACCGAGGCGTTGGATCGCCCGTAGAGGCGGGTATTGGCCACCACCAGCATGTAGACCAGCCGGCGCAAGCGCTTGCCGCCATCCACCCGGATGGTCATGCGGGTCGCGCGGTGGCTCACGAAGGCCTGGATCCCCGCGAGGGTGTAGGCCATCTGGCCCGCCAGGCGCTTGAGCTGCGGCCACATGGAGATGACGGTGACCGCGTCGTAGCCGATGCCGACCATCAAGGCGAAGTACCGGCCGTTGGCCTTCCCCACGTCGATGGCCATCACTTTGCCCTGGAAGGCCACCCGGGCCGCGGCCTGGAAGTCGGCCGGCAACGCGAGCTCGTTGGCGAGAATGTTGCTGGTGCCCCCGGGAATGATTCCGAGCTCCACCTCGGTCCCCGCCAGAGCCTGCAGGGCTTCGTTGATCGAGCCGTCGCCGCCCATCACGACCACGCGCCGGATGCCCTGGGTGATCGCCTCGCGTGCGAGCGCCTCGATGTGCCCCTCGCCCTCGCTCAAGAAAATTCGGGGCTCCCAACCCGCCTCGCGGGCAAGCTCCTCGAGCCAGTCCCATTCGGCCCCGCGGGTGCGCGTGGGGCCGGAGACGGGGTTCAAGATAATGGCGATGAGAGGGGGGTGCGACATACTCGGCATTGTACCGGAAGCAAGCCAGCCCCACCTCCAATGCTAAGCATTGTGAAGGAAAAAATGCCGAAAAACCGCTTGCCTGGCCGAAGCTGGGTGCTACACTACGAGTAGCCCCCGAGAAAGCGAGGCTTTTGGACCCCCATGAAGGTCATCCCCACTTTCGAGCAATTCGAGACGACGGCGCACCAGGCCGCGCGTCACGTGCTCTACGCCGAGATCAGCGCCGACCTGGAGACGCCCGTATCGGCGTACCTCAAAGTGGCGGGCTCTCGCGCACCGGCCTTCTTGCTCGAAAGCGTCGAGCAGGGCGATCGCCTCGGGCGCTATTCCTACATCGGGTGCGAGCCCGAAGAGGTCTTGCGCTTCGGCCCCGAGACCAACCCCTATCAAGCCCTCAAGCTTCTCATGCAGGCCTCGATCCAGGCCTCCGGCCCTGACCTGCCCCCTTTCGCAGGCGGGGCCGTCGGGTATTGGGGGTTCGAGACCGTTCGCCACCTGGAGCCCGCTGTCGGCGAAGCGCCGCCGGACGACATGGGCCTGCCTGAGGCCGCCTTTCTCCTGACGCGCAGCCTCATCGCCTTCGATCATGCCAAGCGCACCATGCGGGTCATGACGATCGTCCGGCCGGACGGCGACCCCGCCCGGGCCTACCAAGAAGGATGCGACCGGATCCACGCCTGGATCGAGCGCCTGCGCGCGCCCCTCGTCGCCGACCCCCTCCAGCTCGCCGAGCACCCCGAGCCCCTCGTCCCCGACTCGACCCTGACGCGCGAAGGGTACTGCGCGATGGTCGAAAAGGCCAAGGAGCACATCAAGGCCGGGGACATCTTCCAGCTCGTCGGCTCACAGCGGCTGAGCGCTCCTTATTCGGGCGAGCCCTTCGCGCTCTACCGCACCCTGCGCACCGTCAACCCGAGCCCTTACATGTTCTTCCTCGACTGGGGCGACTTCCAGCTGGTCGGCTCAAGTCCCGAGGTCATGGTGCGGCTCGACGGCCGCACCGCGACGGTGCGCCCCATCGCGGGCACGCGCCGCCGGGGGCTCGACAGCGACGAGGCGCTCGGCAAGGACCTGATGGCCGACCCCAAGGAGCGCGCCGAGCACGTCATGCTCGTCGATCTCGGGCGCAACGACCTGGGTCGCGTCTGCAAGCCGGGCTCGGTCAAGGTCGACGACCTGATGGCCCTCGAACGCTTTTCTCATGTGCTGCACATGACCTCGACCGTGACGGGCGAGATGCAGGACGGCCTCGACGGCCTCGACCTGCTCGCCGCCTGCTTCCCCGCGGGCACCGTCTCGGGTGCGCCCAAGGTCCGGGCCATGCAGCTCATCAACCAACTCGAACCGTTCAAACGCGGCCCCTACGCGGGGGCCGTCGGCGTACTCGGGTACGACGGATCGATCAACACCGGCATCACGATCCGCACCATGGTGGTGCGTGACGGCCGGGTGCACGTTCAGGCGGGAGCCGGCATCGTCGCCGATTCGATCCCCGAGAACGAATACCAGGAAACGCTGAACAAGGCGCAGGCGATGCTGCAAGCGTTGCAGCTCGCACCGATCCCCTCGACATAAGGAGCCACACAGGTCCCATGTTTAGCCTCATTCCCCGCGAGGAGACCTTCTTCGACCTCCTCGAAGCCTCGGCCAAGAACGTCATCGACACCGCGCGCCTCCTGCGCGACATGGTTGAAGACTACCGGAACCTCCCCGACCGCTTCCAGAAGATCCGCGACAGCGAACATGCGGGTGACCGCGTCACCCATCAGATCATGGACAAGCTCAACCGGACCTTCGTCACCCCCATCGACCGCGAGGACATCCATTCGCTCGCGTTCGCCCTCGACGACATCGTCGACTCGATCGAGCTGATCGCCGATCGCTTCATCCTCTACAAGATCGAGAAGCCCACCGGCATGACCATCTCCCTGGTGCGCATCCTGGTGCGCTGCTGCGAGGAGATCCACGCGGCCATGGGCCTCCTGCGCACCCCCAAGCGGATGAAGGAGATCCTCGACCACACCATCGAGATCAACCGCCTCGAGAACGAGGGCGACCAGCTCTCGCGCGCGGCCCTCGAGCGTCTCTTCGACCAGCCGGGTGACACCCCTGCGGCGATCCTGGACGTGATCAAGTGGAAGGAGCTCTACAACGTCCTCGAGGAAGCCATCGACTTCACCGAAGACGTGGCCGACCGCCTGCACGGAGTCGTGATCAAAAATGCCTGAGGTTACGATCGCGCTCCTCGTCCTGGTTATCTTCCTGGCGCTGGCGTTCGACTTCATCAACGGCTTCCACGACACCGCCAACGCCATCGCCGCGTCGGTCTCGACCGGCGTGCTCACCCCCCGGCGGGCCATCCTCATGGCCGCCATCCTCAACTTCCTCGGCGCCATCACCGTTGGCACGGCGGTCGCCAAGACCATCGGTAAAGGCATCATCGACCCGGTCTACGTGACTCAGCCCCTGATTGTCGCCGCCCTCTTGTCGGCGATCTTCTGGAACCTGGTCACCTGGTACTGGGGCCTGCCTTCCAGCTCCTCGCACGCCCTGATCGGCGGCATCGTGGGGGCGGGCATCGCGGGCCACGGCTTCGGCGCCATCCACTGGCTCGGGCCCAAGAGCTTCTCCAACATCGTCCAGAGCCTGGTGCTCTCCCCGGTGCTGGGCTTCGCGATCGCCTTCACCATGGTGATCGGGCTTTACTGGATCTGCCGGCGCTTCCTGCCGCACCAGGTCCGTGACGGCTTCCGGGTGCTGCAGATCTTCGCGGCAGCCTTCATCAGCTTCAGCCACGGCTCCAACGATGCCCAGAAGGCCATGGGCATCATCACCATGGCCCTGATCTCGGCCGGGATGCTCAGCGACTTCACCGTGCCCACCTGGGTCATGGTTGCCTGCGCCATGGCCATGGGGATCGGGACCGCCTCGGGCGGCACCAAGATCATCAAGACCATGGGCACCAAGATCGTGAAGCTGCAGCCCATTCAGGGCTTCGGCGCCGACATGACCTCGGCCTTCGTCATCACCCTGGCCTCCCACTTCGGCCTGCCGGTCAGCACCACCCACGTGGCGGCGGGCTCGATCATGGGCGTGGGCTCCACGCGACGCTTCAGCGCGGTGCGCTGGGGGGTCGCCGGCAACATGGTCACCGCCTGGATCGTGACCATCCCCATCACCGCCACCCTCGCTTACATCTTCTACTGGTTCCTCATGTCGGTGCTGCACCTGCACTAGGACCCGGCGGATTCATGCCAGAGGGGCGCTCCGACTTCGGAGCGCCCCTCTTGTCTCGACGGGGCCTAAAGCGATGATGAAACGCCTTTGGTTACTTCCTCTAAGGCCCTGCCATGCGCCTGCTCGATACCGACAAAGTTGGCCGGTTTTCACCAGGAAAGGGCCGATGGATATTGCCAGAGGGCATGGGGTATGCTAAGCTTCCTTCATAAAACTTCATAAGCCTGGGTGCATTGGCTACAACCCCGCAATCTTCTGGCATTCCCGCAACCAGCCTTGTTGAACGACTCCAGCATCGCCGTCGCGCGGCCAACCGCGCTGAACCCTCGGCATCGGAAAGGAGCGTGTCAACAATGGTTGGAAACAAGCCAGGACCAGCCAAAGGCGATCCCCGCATGGTCGAAGCGGGCCGCCGTGGCGGTCAGACCGTCAAGGAAGAGCGCGGTCGCGAATTCTTCCAGCAGATCGGCAAGAAAGGCGGGCAGGCCACCAAGGCCAAGTACGGCCCTGAATTCTTCTCGAGCATCGGCCGCAAGGGCGGCGAGGCCGTGAAGAAGGAGCGGGGCGTCGAGTTCTACTCGTCCATTGGCCGCAAAGGCGGCTCGACCTCCCGGGCGGGCAGACGAAAAGTCGTCAAGTAACCCATACACCTGAAGGCCGCTCCCTCTGGGGGGCGGCCTTCAGGGTTTCACGCACAGCGGCTCGGCGGGCCGAGATTCGCGCTCTCATCGGCTTTACAGGCGCAGAGGGCGCCCCCTATAATGCAGCTTGGGAGATTCGGCAACGGCTGCCGACTTCGTGTGTAGGAGGGTCCAAATGGAACGTCGATCCGCTTCGGGGCTCGAAGTACTGGGTAGCTTGGTGATTGGCGCCGTCGGCGGCTTCGTGCTCGGCATGCTCTTGGCTCCCCAGTCGGGCAGCCGCACCCGCGAGCAGGTGGCCGAGAACCTGGGCGACATCTCGCTGCGCGCCAATGAGCTCGCCGAGAACGTCAAGGGCAACACCGAGAGCCTGCTCAACACCACCCGCACCACCATCGAAGAGAAGCTCACCCTCCTCAGCGAGGCGGTGGAGGCGGGCCGCAAGGCGGCCGCCTACAAGCGCGAAGAGCTGATCGAGAACGACGGCCCCGCCCCCGAACAGGCCTAAGAGGCTAGGAGACTCCCCATGAGCGCGAAGCGCAACCTCACGTTTTACGCCACGGCCCTGATCGGGACCGCTCTCGGCACCGCCGCGGGCCTCCTGCTCGCGCCCAAGTCGGGCGAGGATACCCGCAAGAAGCTCAAGCGGATGGCGGGCGAAATCAGCGAGCAGTTCCCCTCCATGGAGGACCTGCGCCTCAAGGGGCGCCAGGTCCTCAAGAACGCCCCCGATCTGATCGCTTCGCGCCGCAAGCGTCCTAGCAACATCATCCAGCTCTACCGCGAGAAGGAAGACTAACCCTTTCCTTCGACGCGCAGCACGCGAAGCCGCCCCGGGCCACGCTCGGGGCGGCTTCGTCGTGTTAGAATCGAAGGAAAAGTGTCCAGCCCCACGTTTCGAGAAAGGGACATCGCCTTGTCACTCAGCGGCCACGAGATCCGGGACAAATACATCGAATTCTTCAAGCGCAAGGCCCACGCGCACCTGCCCAGCTCCTCGCTGGTCCCCAAGAACGACCCGACCGTCCTGCTGACCACGGCGGGCATGCTGCAGTTCAAGCCCATCTTCATGGGTGTCGAGACCGCCCCCAACCCGCCCCGGGCCGTGACCGTCCAGAAGTGCTTCCGCACCACCGACCTGGACAACGTGGGTCGCACCGCGCGCCACCACACCTTCTTCCAGATGCTCGGCAACTTCTCGTTCGGCGACTACTTCAAGGCGCAGGCGATCGCCTACGCCTGGGAGTTCCTCACCGTCGACCTGGCGCTGCCCAAGGACAAGCTCTGGGTCTCGGTGTTCGAGACCGATGACGAAGCCCTCGAAATCTGGCGCGACCAGATCGGCGTCCCCGCCAACCGCATCGTGAAGCTCGGCGAGGAGGACAACTTCTGGGCGGCGGGCCCCACCGGCCCCTGCGGCCCCTGCTCCGAGATCTACGTGGACCTGGGTCCCGCGGCCGGCAACGGCAACCCCGACGCCCGCCTGGGCGAGGATGACGATCGCTTCCTCGAGGTCTGGAACCTGGTCTTCATGCAGTACAACCGGGACGAGGCGGGCACCCTGACGCCCCTGCCCTCCCAGAACATCGACACCGGCATGGGCCTCGAGCGCATCGCCTCGGTCCTCCAGAAGGTCCCCACCAACTACGACACGGACCTCGTCAAGCCGATCATCCTCAAGGCGGCCGAGCTGGCCGGCGTCACCTACAGCGCCGACAAGGAGAAGGACGTCTCCCTCAAGGTCATCGCCGACCACATCCGCGGCGCGGTCTTCTTGATCGGCGACGGGGTGGTTCCCTCCAACGAGGGCCGCGGCTACGTCCTGCGCCGGATCATGCGCCGGGCCATCCGCCACGCTAAGCTGCTCGGCATGCAGCGCCCCTTCCTCGCCGAGCTCGGCGAGCTGATCATCGGGCACTACGCCTACTACCCTGAGCTGCCCGCCCAGAAGGACTTCATCCTGCAGAGCCTGGTGGCCGAGGAGACTCGCTTCAGCCAGACCATCGACCGCGGCTCGCAGCTGTTGCAGAACGCCTTCGACACCTTCGGCGCGGACAACAAGGTCATCCCCGGCGAGACCGCCTTCGAGCTGTACGACACCTACGGCTTCCCCTTCGAGCTGACCGTCGAGCTCGCCGCCGAAAAGGGCTACACGGTCGATGAGACCGGCTTCCACGCCGCCATGGAGCAGCAGCGCGACCGCGCCCGCAAGGCGCGCGAAGAGGCGGGCGTCACCTTCTCGGCCGTGGACCTCCAGACCAAGGAGGCCACCCCCTTCAAGGGCTACGTCTCGACCGAAGAGACGGTCGAGATCCGCGAGGTCTTCACCGACAAGAGCGGCCGCACCGGCGTGGTCCTCGACCACACCCCCTTCTACGCCGAGTCGGGCGGCCAGGTCGGCGACCAGGGCCTGATCGGCACCGCCCGGGTGGCCGATACCCAGAAGATGGGCGCGACCATCGTTCACCTGCTCGAAGCGGGCAGCGAGACCCCCAAGGTCGGCGACCGCGTTGTGGCCAAGGTGGACCTGGCGCTGCGCGAGGCGACCATGCGTCACCACACTGCGACCCACCTCCTGCATGCGGCCCTCAAGCAGGTGCTCGGCCCTCAGGTCAACCAGGCCGGCTCCTTGGTCGGTCCCGACGAGCTGCGCTTCGACTTCACCTTCGCCCGGGCCATGACCCCCGAGGAGATCGCGAAGGTCGAAGACCAGGTCAACGCCGAGATCTTCGCCAACCGCGCGGTCGCCCACATCGAGATGAGCCTCGCCGATGCCCAGGAGTCGGGCGCGGTGGCCCTCTTCGGCGAGAAGTACGGCGACACCGTGCGCGTCATCGACGTGCCCGGCTTCAGCAAGGAGCTGTGCGGCGGCACCCACGTGCACGCCACCGGCACCATCGGCACCTTCAAGATCGTCCGCGAAGAAGGCATCGCCGCCGGCATCCGTCGCGTCACCGCGGTGGCGGGCGGTGCAGCCCTTTCCTACTTCCGTCGCCAGGCGGATGCGGTGGCTGCGGCCGGCTCGCTGCTCAAGGCCTCGGCCGAGGAGCTGCCCGATCGCATCGAGAAGCTCCAGGACAAGCTGAAGACCACCGAGAACGAGGTCAAGGCCCTCAAGAGCCGTCTTGCGGTCGCTCAGACCGAGTCGCTCTTGGACGGCGCCGTCACCCTGGGTTCTTTCCGCCTGATCAGCGCCGTGGTGCCCAACATGGCCCCCGACGCGCTCAAGGGCGCGGTCGAGCACCTGCGCGACAAGCTCAAGTCGGGCGTGGTGGTCCTCGGCTCGGTCGAAGACGGCAAGCTCGCCGTGGTGGCGGCGGCCTCCGACGACCTGGTTAAGGAAGGCGCGCACGCGGGCAAGCTCATCGGTTCGATCATGGGCCTGGTGGGCGGCAAGGGCGGCGGCAAGCCCCAGATCGCCCAGGGCGGCGGCGGCGAAGCCGGCAAGCTGAGCGAGGCGATCGCTCAGGTCGAGGCGCTGGTCGCTCAGCAGCTCCCGATCAAGGCGTAGCCGCAAGACCAGAAACCAAAAGGCGGGCCCCCAGGTGGGGGCCCGCCTTCTTTCAGGGCTGGTGCTCAGCGAACGGGGAAGAGGTCGGGGGCGCTGGCGGCGGTGAGCTTACGCGCAAGCTCCAGCTTGATCTGACCCTGGTTCCGGCCAAGGCCCTTGCGCTCGGCGCTGAGGCGCACGCCGGAGTCCAGCTTGTACTTGAGTGCCACGCCCACCTTGGGCAGCCCGCTCACCGAGTAAGTGCCGATCTTGAAGTAGGCAGGGCGGGAAGCATCCGAAAGGTAGAGGGCTCCGTCCTTGCCCAGGTAGATGACGCCGAGGAAGCCGTCCTCTCCCTTGACGCTGACGCCGAGGGTGGTGGCCACCACGGTCGGCTGGAGTGGCGCCTTGGCCGTCAGGGTCAGGGTCAGGTGGTCGATGCCGGTATCCCAGCCCTCGAAGGGCCCCACTTCGCCGCTGAAGCTATCGAACATCTTGGCCTGCATGCCACCTGCCTCGCTCGCGTTCACGGCCCCGCCCACGGGCGCTTGACCGCAGCCGGCCGCGACCATGCCGATCAAGGTCAACCCGACGATCCCCGCGCGCTTCCACATGGTCAAAACTCCTGTTCGTACGAACTGTGACGACTACTGTCCTCACTATCGGACGGCTGCTCGAAAGCATTCTTAAGAAGACATCAAGAACACGCTAAATCAAGATGTTCACCCGGACCGGTGAAACACTTCGCGAGGGTGGGTAAGGAGAGAATATTGAATTAAAAACGATAAATAATATTCAAATCAAAGGAGGAGAACGCCATGCGCTACCTCTCGCTGATGCTCGTTTGTGTCTTCTTCCTGGCCGGATGCTTGGCGCCCAACTTCAGGGTTCCTCTGAGTGGGCGTTCGAGCGGCGCTTCGCACGGTTCCCCCGATCTGATCGGCTACGTCGGGACGGGGCCACTGCGGCCGTTCGAGGCGCCCGCCATGAAAGGCAGCGTGAGCTTCGCGAGCCGGCGCGCGCAGGGCACGCTCGAAGAGGTGGCCGTTGGCGCCACCGTCTCACTGATCAACACCGGCAGCAACCAGACCGTCATCACGGGCTTGACCGATGCTCAGGGCAACTTCGTGCTCAACATGCCCAAGGGCTTTCGACCGGACGGAACGGCGGTCTATTACCTGGAGGCCTTCAAGGGAATCGGTGGTAACCTGCCCGGCAATTCCGCCATCCGGGTGCGGACGGTCGCGATGTATCGAAACAACGGCTGGGTGACGATCAGCAGCACCCGGCCCAACGATGGCATTCGCCTCAGCCCCGGATCGACCGCCCTCGCCATTGCCGCCGCCTTGCTCAAGGACGCCGGGCGCAGCGTGTCCCTCGATCAATTGATCGGGCGCATCACCGAGAGCGGCTACACCCCCGTCGACGGCCTCACGTTGGCAGACTTCGAGGGCGTGCGAACCATCGTCGAAGGGTGTCTCGCCGATCGGCGCGATCCGATCGCGGGCGTCGGCTTCAACACCGCGACCAACACCTGGGTGCAAGCCGGCGGCAGCAGCCTGGTCATGACGGTCACCGCCGTCGATCCCACCAGCAGCGAGCGCGGCACCTTGGTGACCTTCACGGGGCAAGGCTTCACGCCCGGGAGCACGGCGGTGGTGCGCTTCAACGGCGCTCCTCAGAACGCGCTCAGCGTGAGCGCCACGGCCGTGGGGGTCACCGTTCCGGAGGCGGCCACCTCGGGGCAGACCTCGGTTCAGATCGGCAACTTGATCGCGCTGGGGCCCACCTTCAAGGTGCCCGTCAAGATTGACGCGCTCTCCCGACTGGACGGGGGTCCGGGCACCAGCGTGACAGTGACCGGCACGGGCTTCGACTCCTCGAATCGCGACCACAACGAGGTTCGGTTCGGTGGCACCAAGGCCACCGTCACCCAGGTGACGGCGACCAGCCTCGAAGTCACCGTGCCGGCCGGCGCGTTCGCAGGACCCGTGAGCGTCTCGGTGTTCGGCAGTGACGCCAATAGCCCCGATCCCTTCTACCCCACCCTGGACTTTACGAGCTTCAGCCCCACGAAGGCGGAGCCCGGCAGGTCCATCACGCTCAAGGGCACCGGCTTCCACAAGGATGCCGGGTCGAACGAGGTGCACTTCGGGACCGTCCTCGCCGAGAACGTGACCCTAGAGAACGACGAACTCAGCGTAAAAGTTCCCCAGAACGCCGTGAGCGGCGGCATCTCGGTCACCGTCAACGGCATCACGGCGAACCTTACGGGCTTTGTGGTTTTGGGTACGGAGCAACCCTTCTCGAACCCCAACATCCAGACGATCGCAGGCACCACCCAGCTCACTGGGAGCATACAGGCAACGAATTGGCCCATCTCCGGGCGTGACATCGCGATCGCTCAAGACGGCACGCAGTACGTCGCGAGCCCGCAGGGCGTGTACAAGGTGACGACCGGTGGCATGGCGAGCCTCCTGGTAAGTAACGCGGAGCTCAACAACGCCGAGCCTCAGAGCGTGGCCTGCAAGGGAGACGAGGCCCTGTACATCAGCACCGAGCAGCGCATTTACCGCTACACGTCAGGAAGCGGCGTCACCTGGATCGCAGGCAACGACACTTGGGTTTCCTCGGGCGACGGCGGGACGGCCAACGGCGCTGGAATCGAGAAGGGTGGGGATCTGGCCCTCGATCACGACGGCAACGTGTACTTCATCGATGCGTGGCGGATCCGCAAGATCGACCTCCTTGGCTTCATCAGCACCATCGCGGGGAACGGAACCTACGGCGACGGTGGGGACGGGGGCCCCGCCGTGAATGCCATGTTTAGATCCCCGAGCGCCCTGTGCATCGCCCCCTCGGGGGATATCTATATCGCGGATACCGGCAACTACCGGATCCGCAAGATCAACGCGAGCGGGACGATCACCACCGTGGTGGGCGACGGTGGGCAATTCAAGCCGAACGACGGGCTCCCGTTAAACATCTCGATTCGGCCAACAGGCCTTACCTTCGGCACGGATGGGCTGCTCTACTTCTCGGACACGCGGCAGATGAAACTGCGTACCTACAACCCGACGGCGCCATCGGTCACGAATAAGGTGATGAACGGCATGAGCTACGAGAACGCTTCAGGCGCGACAAAATCGCTCACGGGTTTCAATCCGCAACAGGTTGCGAGCTCTCCCCAGGGCGAGGTGTACGTCACGATCACGAATA
This genomic window from bacterium contains:
- a CDS encoding deoxynucleoside kinase, which translates into the protein MQVESKPKVIVIAGNIGCGKSSLSKWLADKLNYVPWYESVDDNPYLDDFYGDMHKWSFHLQVYFLSTRIETYRRVVASGRPAILDRSIFEDAAMFAKNAYQTGIMNERDFNTYQRIYDGIIPSCPPPDLLIYLRASVPTLLRRIAKRGRDYEASIPREYLEQLNVLYEDWIQTFDLCPKLILPADDLDFVNSYHDFGYILDMIEAMRVAPEQPLLPGLGLRGAMPV
- a CDS encoding diacylglycerol kinase family lipid kinase yields the protein MSHPPLIAIILNPVSGPTRTRGAEWDWLEELAREAGWEPRIFLSEGEGHIEALAREAITQGIRRVVVMGGDGSINEALQALAGTEVELGIIPGGTSNILANELALPADFQAAARVAFQGKVMAIDVGKANGRYFALMVGIGYDAVTVISMWPQLKRLAGQMAYTLAGIQAFVSHRATRMTIRVDGGKRLRRLVYMLVVANTRLYGRSNASVAEHADVRDGYFDLCVFRTRSWYHVIFGLIRVLLRVPTRFSRIETLHCRQVEIRSARPVPYQLDGDLRGVLPLTVEMCPQALRVVVSAS
- the trpE gene encoding anthranilate synthase component I; the protein is MKVIPTFEQFETTAHQAARHVLYAEISADLETPVSAYLKVAGSRAPAFLLESVEQGDRLGRYSYIGCEPEEVLRFGPETNPYQALKLLMQASIQASGPDLPPFAGGAVGYWGFETVRHLEPAVGEAPPDDMGLPEAAFLLTRSLIAFDHAKRTMRVMTIVRPDGDPARAYQEGCDRIHAWIERLRAPLVADPLQLAEHPEPLVPDSTLTREGYCAMVEKAKEHIKAGDIFQLVGSQRLSAPYSGEPFALYRTLRTVNPSPYMFFLDWGDFQLVGSSPEVMVRLDGRTATVRPIAGTRRRGLDSDEALGKDLMADPKERAEHVMLVDLGRNDLGRVCKPGSVKVDDLMALERFSHVLHMTSTVTGEMQDGLDGLDLLAACFPAGTVSGAPKVRAMQLINQLEPFKRGPYAGAVGVLGYDGSINTGITIRTMVVRDGRVHVQAGAGIVADSIPENEYQETLNKAQAMLQALQLAPIPST
- a CDS encoding DUF47 domain-containing protein yields the protein MFSLIPREETFFDLLEASAKNVIDTARLLRDMVEDYRNLPDRFQKIRDSEHAGDRVTHQIMDKLNRTFVTPIDREDIHSLAFALDDIVDSIELIADRFILYKIEKPTGMTISLVRILVRCCEEIHAAMGLLRTPKRMKEILDHTIEINRLENEGDQLSRAALERLFDQPGDTPAAILDVIKWKELYNVLEEAIDFTEDVADRLHGVVIKNA
- a CDS encoding inorganic phosphate transporter yields the protein MPEVTIALLVLVIFLALAFDFINGFHDTANAIAASVSTGVLTPRRAILMAAILNFLGAITVGTAVAKTIGKGIIDPVYVTQPLIVAALLSAIFWNLVTWYWGLPSSSSHALIGGIVGAGIAGHGFGAIHWLGPKSFSNIVQSLVLSPVLGFAIAFTMVIGLYWICRRFLPHQVRDGFRVLQIFAAAFISFSHGSNDAQKAMGIITMALISAGMLSDFTVPTWVMVACAMAMGIGTASGGTKIIKTMGTKIVKLQPIQGFGADMTSAFVITLASHFGLPVSTTHVAAGSIMGVGSTRRFSAVRWGVAGNMVTAWIVTIPITATLAYIFYWFLMSVLHLH
- a CDS encoding general stress protein, with the protein product MVEAGRRGGQTVKEERGREFFQQIGKKGGQATKAKYGPEFFSSIGRKGGEAVKKERGVEFYSSIGRKGGSTSRAGRRKVVK
- a CDS encoding YtxH domain-containing protein — encoded protein: MERRSASGLEVLGSLVIGAVGGFVLGMLLAPQSGSRTREQVAENLGDISLRANELAENVKGNTESLLNTTRTTIEEKLTLLSEAVEAGRKAAAYKREELIENDGPAPEQA
- a CDS encoding YtxH domain-containing protein; protein product: MSAKRNLTFYATALIGTALGTAAGLLLAPKSGEDTRKKLKRMAGEISEQFPSMEDLRLKGRQVLKNAPDLIASRRKRPSNIIQLYREKED
- the alaS gene encoding alanine--tRNA ligase, with product MALSLSGHEIRDKYIEFFKRKAHAHLPSSSLVPKNDPTVLLTTAGMLQFKPIFMGVETAPNPPRAVTVQKCFRTTDLDNVGRTARHHTFFQMLGNFSFGDYFKAQAIAYAWEFLTVDLALPKDKLWVSVFETDDEALEIWRDQIGVPANRIVKLGEEDNFWAAGPTGPCGPCSEIYVDLGPAAGNGNPDARLGEDDDRFLEVWNLVFMQYNRDEAGTLTPLPSQNIDTGMGLERIASVLQKVPTNYDTDLVKPIILKAAELAGVTYSADKEKDVSLKVIADHIRGAVFLIGDGVVPSNEGRGYVLRRIMRRAIRHAKLLGMQRPFLAELGELIIGHYAYYPELPAQKDFILQSLVAEETRFSQTIDRGSQLLQNAFDTFGADNKVIPGETAFELYDTYGFPFELTVELAAEKGYTVDETGFHAAMEQQRDRARKAREEAGVTFSAVDLQTKEATPFKGYVSTEETVEIREVFTDKSGRTGVVLDHTPFYAESGGQVGDQGLIGTARVADTQKMGATIVHLLEAGSETPKVGDRVVAKVDLALREATMRHHTATHLLHAALKQVLGPQVNQAGSLVGPDELRFDFTFARAMTPEEIAKVEDQVNAEIFANRAVAHIEMSLADAQESGAVALFGEKYGDTVRVIDVPGFSKELCGGTHVHATGTIGTFKIVREEGIAAGIRRVTAVAGGAALSYFRRQADAVAAAGSLLKASAEELPDRIEKLQDKLKTTENEVKALKSRLAVAQTESLLDGAVTLGSFRLISAVVPNMAPDALKGAVEHLRDKLKSGVVVLGSVEDGKLAVVAAASDDLVKEGAHAGKLIGSIMGLVGGKGGGKPQIAQGGGGEAGKLSEAIAQVEALVAQQLPIKA